The following proteins are co-located in the Haloplanus sp. HW8-1 genome:
- the aglM gene encoding UDP-glucose 6-dehydrogenase AglM: MRIGIIGSGYVGTTVAACLADFGHDVIAVDVDDAVVGRLNDGESSISEPRLDALLDRYAGSSLFATTDYDDLADVDVVFLALPTPTNDDGSIDTAYVEAGAEALGRVLADVEGYPTVVVKSTIVPGTTADLIAPILERESGLRVGTDFGLAVNPEFLREGSAVEDFQQPDKLVFGTNDERALDALETVFAPLLDDVPVVRTGLSEAEMIKYANNAFLAAKISLVNELGNICKEYGVDAYEVADAIGLDDRIGEQFLRSGVGWGGSCFPKDVAALVAAARDRGYDPQLLQAAIDVNDHQPERMLDLLDEHVDVAGERVAVLGLAFGSGTDDVRNSQAIPIIEGLRERGADVIAYDPNRGAVENMRGRFPDVTYLASASPTLSGAAAALVVTDWPAFGALDREFDLMAGDVVIDGRRVVERRDGITYEGLTW; the protein is encoded by the coding sequence GTCGGCACGACCGTCGCGGCCTGTCTCGCCGACTTCGGTCACGACGTGATCGCCGTCGATGTCGACGACGCGGTGGTCGGGCGGCTGAACGACGGGGAGTCGTCCATCTCGGAACCCAGGCTGGACGCCCTGCTCGATCGCTACGCGGGGTCGTCGTTGTTCGCGACGACCGACTACGACGACCTGGCGGACGTCGACGTCGTCTTCCTCGCGCTCCCGACACCGACGAACGACGACGGGAGCATCGACACCGCGTACGTCGAGGCGGGCGCCGAGGCGCTCGGTCGGGTGCTGGCCGACGTCGAGGGGTACCCGACCGTGGTCGTCAAGAGTACCATCGTCCCCGGGACGACCGCGGACCTGATCGCCCCGATCCTCGAACGCGAGTCCGGACTCCGGGTCGGTACCGACTTCGGCCTCGCGGTGAATCCCGAGTTCCTGCGCGAGGGGAGCGCGGTGGAGGACTTCCAGCAGCCCGACAAACTCGTCTTCGGGACGAACGACGAGCGCGCGCTCGATGCCCTGGAGACGGTGTTCGCGCCGCTGCTCGACGACGTCCCGGTCGTCCGTACCGGACTCAGCGAGGCCGAGATGATCAAATACGCCAACAACGCCTTCCTCGCGGCCAAGATCAGCCTCGTCAACGAACTCGGCAACATCTGCAAGGAGTACGGGGTCGACGCCTACGAGGTGGCCGACGCCATCGGCCTCGACGACCGCATCGGCGAGCAGTTCCTGCGGAGCGGCGTCGGTTGGGGTGGAAGTTGCTTCCCGAAGGACGTGGCGGCACTCGTCGCCGCCGCCCGCGACCGGGGGTACGATCCCCAACTCCTGCAGGCGGCCATCGACGTGAACGACCACCAGCCCGAGCGGATGCTCGACCTCCTTGACGAGCACGTCGACGTCGCGGGTGAGCGGGTGGCCGTCCTCGGCCTCGCGTTCGGGTCGGGCACCGACGACGTCCGCAACTCGCAGGCCATCCCGATCATCGAGGGACTCCGGGAGCGGGGGGCCGACGTCATCGCCTACGATCCGAATCGGGGGGCCGTCGAGAACATGCGCGGACGCTTCCCCGACGTGACGTATCTCGCCTCGGCGTCGCCGACACTCTCCGGGGCGGCGGCGGCGCTCGTCGTCACGGACTGGCCGGCGTTCGGGGCCCTCGACCGGGAGTTCGATCTGATGGCCGGCGACGTCGTGATCGACGGC